A genome region from Arachis duranensis cultivar V14167 chromosome 6, aradu.V14167.gnm2.J7QH, whole genome shotgun sequence includes the following:
- the LOC107495856 gene encoding uncharacterized protein LOC107495856 isoform X2 produces the protein MKDETGDGENDKLQDIKLWGVFLFGLIGATASRIALSRSQSSWKGGSGSSFRSAFQEEAWKRYNKRLREEYEEEMERVERIKHMQSVFSRERNKYKRSYEQWRENGPGAYHQHFQRDDWYWKADASFRDQRTNYRDIPRESAYYSLSHHYSVLGLDRFRTTPYTDAEIKVAFRMKAKQYHPDQNQDNREAAEAKFKEVMCSYEAIQKERKNQNL, from the exons ATGAAGGACGAAACAGGTGATGGAGAGAACGATAAATTGCAGGATATTAAGCTTTGGGGAGTTTTTCTCTTCGGTTTGATTGGCGCCACCGCTTCAAGAATCGCA CTGTCCCGGTCGCAATCATCGTGGAAAGGAGGGAGTGGCAGTTCTTTCCGATCAGCATTTCAAGAGGAAGCATGGAAGAGGTACAACAAACGGTTGCGAGAGGAGTACGAGGAGGAGATGGAGAGGGTG GAACGAATAAAGCATATGCAGAGTGTGTTTAGCAGAGAAAGAAATAAGTATAAAAGAAGCTATGAGCAGTGGAGGGAAAATGGTCCTGGTGCATATCATCAACATTTCCAGAGAGATGATTGGTATTGGAAGGCCGACGCATCCTTCAGAGACCAGAGGACTAATTATCGAGATATTCCGAGGGAGAGTGCATATTATTCATTATCACATCACTACTCAGTTCTGGGTCTTGACAGGTTTAGAACAACACCATATACAGATGCCGAGATCAAG GTAGCATTTAGGATGAAGGCGAAGCAGTATCACCCTGATCAAAACCAGGATAATAGAG AAGCTGCTGAGGCTAAGTTCAAAGAAGTAATGTGTTCATATGAAGCCATtcaaaaagaaaggaagaaccAGAATCTGTAA
- the LOC107495856 gene encoding uncharacterized protein LOC107495856 isoform X1 produces MKDETGDGENDKLQDIKLWGVFLFGLIGATASRIAIFAQIIVKLIFHAVLLNSLQLSRSQSSWKGGSGSSFRSAFQEEAWKRYNKRLREEYEEEMERVERIKHMQSVFSRERNKYKRSYEQWRENGPGAYHQHFQRDDWYWKADASFRDQRTNYRDIPRESAYYSLSHHYSVLGLDRFRTTPYTDAEIKVAFRMKAKQYHPDQNQDNREAAEAKFKEVMCSYEAIQKERKNQNL; encoded by the exons ATGAAGGACGAAACAGGTGATGGAGAGAACGATAAATTGCAGGATATTAAGCTTTGGGGAGTTTTTCTCTTCGGTTTGATTGGCGCCACCGCTTCAAGAATCGCA ATATTTGCACAAATCATAGTGAAATTGATCTTCCATGCTGTACTCTTGAACTCTTTGCAGCTGTCCCGGTCGCAATCATCGTGGAAAGGAGGGAGTGGCAGTTCTTTCCGATCAGCATTTCAAGAGGAAGCATGGAAGAGGTACAACAAACGGTTGCGAGAGGAGTACGAGGAGGAGATGGAGAGGGTG GAACGAATAAAGCATATGCAGAGTGTGTTTAGCAGAGAAAGAAATAAGTATAAAAGAAGCTATGAGCAGTGGAGGGAAAATGGTCCTGGTGCATATCATCAACATTTCCAGAGAGATGATTGGTATTGGAAGGCCGACGCATCCTTCAGAGACCAGAGGACTAATTATCGAGATATTCCGAGGGAGAGTGCATATTATTCATTATCACATCACTACTCAGTTCTGGGTCTTGACAGGTTTAGAACAACACCATATACAGATGCCGAGATCAAG GTAGCATTTAGGATGAAGGCGAAGCAGTATCACCCTGATCAAAACCAGGATAATAGAG AAGCTGCTGAGGCTAAGTTCAAAGAAGTAATGTGTTCATATGAAGCCATtcaaaaagaaaggaagaaccAGAATCTGTAA
- the LOC107495824 gene encoding squalene monooxygenase SE1, which yields MADPYVLGWILVSVLSVFALYSLVFAGGNRRRRASQENDAQRTGNVKTSVRECGSKNLDGNDADVIVVGAGVAGAALAYTLGKDGRRVLVVERDLSEPDRIVGELLQPGGYLKLIELGLEDCVEEIDAQRVFGYALFKDGKNTCLSYPLEKFQSDIAGRSFHNGRFIQRMREKAATLPNVRLLQGSVTSLIEEKGTIKGVQYKTKDGQELKVHAPLTVVCDGGFSNLRRCLCNPKVDIPSHFVGLILENCQLPYENHGHVILGDPSPILFYRISSTEVRCLVDVPGQKVPSIANGEMEKYLKTMVAPQIPAELHDAFLAAVEKGNIRSISNRSMPADPLPTPGAILMGDAFNMRHPLTGGGMTVALSDIVVLRNLLRPLSDLNDAPTLCKYLESFYTLRKPVASTINTLAGALYKVFSASPDQARKEMRQACFDYLSLGGLCSQGPISLLSGLNPRPLSLVAHFFAVAVYGVGRLIFPFPSPKKIWIGARLISSASGIIFPIIKAEGVRQMFFPATVPAYYRAPPAAR from the exons ATGGCGGATCCGTATGTCCTAGGCTGGATCCTTGTCTCTGTTCTCAGCGTCTTCGCGCTCTACAGCTTAGTTTTCGCCGGAGGAAACCGCCGCCGTCGTGCTTCGCAGGAGAACGATGCTCAGCGTACGGGGAACGTGAAAACTTCCGTCAGAGAATGTGGATCCAAGAACCTCGATGGCAACGATGCTGACGTTATCGTCGTCGGAGCTGGCGTTGCTGGCGCGGCTCTTGCTTACACACTCGGCAAg GATGGACGGCGAGTACTTGTagttgaaagagatttgagtgAGCCTGACAGAATTGTTGGAGAGTTGCTACAACCTGGCGGCTATCTCAAATTGATTGAGCTGGGACTTGAAG attgtgtggaggaaatcgATGCTCAGAGAGTGTTTGGTTATGCACTTTTCAAGGACGGAAAAAATACATGCCTCTCTTATCCCTTGGAAAAGTTTCAGTCAGATATCGCTGGTAGAAGCTTTCACAATGGCCGTTTTATTCAGAGGATGCGCGAAAAGGCTGCCACACTGCCCAA TGTCCGGTTGCTGCAAGGGTCAGTCACTTCCTTGATTGAAGAAAAGGGGACAATTAAAGGTGTTCAGTACAAGACCAAAGATGGTCAGGAGCTGAAAGTACATGCACCTCTTACTGTTGTTTGTGATGGCGGCTTCTCAAACTTGCGCCGTTGTCTTTGTAATCCTAAG GTTGATATTCCCTCTCACTTCGTTGGCTTAATTCTGGAGAATTGCCAACTTCCATATGAAAATCATGGTCACGTCATACTCGGAGACCCTTCCCCAATTCTGTTCTATCGCATAAGTAGTACAGAGGTTCGTTGTTTGGTTGATGTACCTGGGCAGAAAGTTCCTTCTATCGCAAATGGTGAAATGGAGAAGTATTTGAAGACAATGGTGGCTCCACAG ATCCCCGCTGAGCTCCATGATGCCTTTTTAGCTGCAGTTGAGAAAGGCAACATAAGGTCAATATCGAATAGAAGCATGCCAGCAGACCCCCTTCCTACCCCTGGAGCCATTTTGATGGGAGATGCCTTCAACATGAGGCATCCTCTAACAGGGGGTGGAATGACCGTGGCATTGTCAGACATTGTGGTGCTGAGAAATCTTCTCAGGCCCCTGAGTGACCTGAATGACGCACCCACACTCTGCAAATACCTTGAATCCTTTTACACCTTGAGAAAG CCTGTGGCATCAACCATAAATACATTAGCAGGTGCCTTGTACAAGGTCTTCTCTGCATCTCCAGATCAAGCAAGGAAGGAAATGCGCCAAGCTTGCTTTGATTATCTGAGCCTTGGAGGCCTATGTTCCCAGGGACCAATCTCATTACTCTCAGGACTAAACCCTCGTCCTTTGAGCTTGGTGGCTCATTTCTTTGCTGTTGCAGTGTATGGTGTTGGCCGCTTAATATTTCCCTTTCCCTCGCCCAAGAAGATATGGATTGGAGCTCGGTTAATCTCT AGTGCATCTGGAATCATCTTTCCTATAATTAAGGCAGAAGGAGTTCGCCAAATGTTCTTCCCTGCAACTGTTCCAGCTTATTACAGAGCTCCTCCTGCTGCAAGATAG
- the LOC107495738 gene encoding uncharacterized protein LOC107495738 (The sequence of the model RefSeq protein was modified relative to this genomic sequence to represent the inferred CDS: added 39 bases not found in genome assembly) has translation MDFGCSDASIWKEALSAYPSRIESLSLTKNKPNLLSLDQFYTKHLPSLLQQRNPNPFVTTTELSDLMRWKLTRGKWRPRLLEFVEALDDVVVRNVSEKAFRSLPDLKKAVSEICVLKGVGPATASAVLAAYAPQVAPFMSDEAMEAALGNSKDYTLKQYLIFADKLQNKAKELSSEGDTFTPSDVERALWSYTIGKSASPQLIEDQKTNPKRNSKRKRKN, from the exons ATGGATTTCGGTTGCTCCGACGCAAGCATATGGAAGGAAGCGCTTTCTGCATATCCATCTCGAAT CTCTCTCGATCAATTCTACACCAAACACCTCCCTTCTCTTCTTCAACAACGCAACCCTAACCCTTTCGTCACAACCACCGAGCTCTCCGATCTCATGCGCTGGAAGCTCACGCGCGGTAAATGGAG GCCGCGGTTGCTGGAGTTTGTTGAGGCACTTGACGACGTCGTTGTCAGGAACGTTTCTGAGAAGGCGTTTCGGAGTCTTCCTGATTTGAAGAAAGCCGTTTCTGAGATCTGCGTTTTGAAAGGAGTTGGTCCTGCTACTGCTTCTGCGGTTTTGGCTGCTTATGCTCCTCAGGTAGCACCATTCATGTCTGATGAG GCTATGGAGGCAGCTCTTGGAAACTCAAAGGATTATACACTGAAGCAGTATCTAATATTTGCAGATAAATTGCAGAACAAAGCAAAG GAACTAAGTTCAGAAGGGGATACCTTCACCCCATCAGATGTAGAAAGGGCTTTGTGGAGTTACACTATAGGGAAGTCAGCATCACCCCAATTGATTGAGGATCAAAAGACCAATCCAAAAAGGAACTctaaaagaaagaggaaaaattGA
- the LOC107495679 gene encoding uncharacterized protein LOC107495679: MECVGTISMSVLINGSPTKLFRMERGPKQGDPLSLFLFVLVVDVLHRMIGEVVRNMRITPLLVERDNIELSHLQFADDNVLFCPPEEESIKNYKRLLRCYELMSGLSINFDKSSLIPINCEHQWVRNMCSLLGCKEATLPFRLRSLTAVPSAFYGSSVCVLSWQFHLRLFVTVPSAFRLYFLVTVLFVFLFDSSVCASFRLAAVPSALLSD, translated from the exons ATGGAGTGTGTCGGCACAATCTCTATGTCTGTTTTGATAAATGGTTCACCAACGAAGTTGTTCCGGATGGAAAGAGGTCCGAAACAAGGTGATCCTCTATCTCTATTCTTGTTTGTGCTTGTTGTTGACGTCTTACACAGAATGATTGGAGAGGTTGTTAGAAATATGCGGATAACCCCTTTACTCGTTGAGAGAGACAACATTGAATTGTCACATCTTCAATTCGCTGATGACAATGTGTTGTTCTGTCCACCGGAGGAGGAGTCCATTAAGAATTACAAGAGGCTTCTACGATGCTATGAGTTGATGTCGGGTTTAAGTATCAATTTTGACAAGTCCAGTTTGATCCCAATCAATTGTGAACACCAGTGGGTTCGAAATATGTGCAGCTTGCTGGGGTGCAAGGAAGCTACTCTTCCG TTCCGTTTGCGTTCTCTCACAGCAGTTCCATCTGCGTTCTATGGCAGTTCCGTTTGTGTTCTCTCATGGCAGTTCCATTTGCGTCTTTTTGTAACGGTTCCGTCTGCGTTTCGTCTGTATTTTCTTGTGACAGTTCTGTTTGTATTTCTTTTCGacagttccgtctgcgcttcTTTCAGATTagcggcagttccgtctgcgcttcTTTCAGATTag